A genomic stretch from Streptomyces venezuelae ATCC 10712 includes:
- a CDS encoding trypsin-like peptidase domain-containing protein, whose protein sequence is MPLTETEWGLVASWVRDHLLDTPEPRERLLRAGLPADFVEDLPLTPDPGRNALLLVAAARRDIAHQRRLLAVLAGLDALAAIDDPHAFEQGAEARNLLTRLREDERLRRSPEDPFDSLLLKHGTEVFLDRSELREKLRAFVADPERTVLLVDGPPDSGRSYTYELIRHLGQHLDFRPVRVTLSRTSTAARLMERLSAFVAGPEADVFPLNPTRLNDPLPSLDDAAHRIVARATAAEERFWLVLDDCDRLDPQADVWDAIGVLARAIYEHTPVRTESVPRLVLLGYATTMRQLPYEVRKNECRDTTRPADEGDLRAFFGTFFADTDPYRREDSVEALTETAVAEVLRAVDSPSNGDSYMRRMCTAVEDVVRLHRALPPVSPPPGEAGHQLRDALRACLTAPAAALPDTRRSYREAACLLQEFDPALLRLPGEERTTGRAVLELVDDCTALPSPGATVWALKPEVRDATLAELAGPEAALRVLRANADLWPEGPGPERTALSLLTGAESGAGAGAGSGSGAEGAGSGAEAGAGSGSGAEAGAGAGAEAGAGSGAEAGAGAGAGIGFGAAPESPRVRPGDDVEELSDTLQAVLWLGRVPGVTGLPAVDEVQHRLEAARLLQPMHRLVRGTFHGRTAELDALHAYTALPEEPAEPPVLLHGIGGIGKSTLLAKFLLDALAASPTGFPFAYIDFARPTLSVHEPATVIAEMARQLGVQYPEARGSFEALADECERTAAVQRGERNELEDLHQLAGTRATLARDYSADFHARASAREQELARGIASLVAGAVRPPSGGPAPPFVVVLDSAEEAQYRGSPLISRMWAIWTALRAEYSRLRFIVSGRAPFDHPARILTPRTMELTDLDHQASVDLLMSSGVIDETLAEDLAERIGGHPLSLKLAARTAVVVGDGSAALGGLLRGLPSRRRYFDRQVDQMLIQGTLYDRILKHIAEDDLRALVQAGLALRFITPDLILKVLAGPAGLRVDSAGAARRLYGLLTSRVDLMESAGPEAIRHRADLRAIMLRLSDSARTDLMRAVDRSAVAYYAAREGARDRAEEIYHRLRLGENPRTVEERWEPDVAAYLGGTTHREMAPRSAAFLLGRIGGHVPDQIMTAAAQEDWERIAVREVEDLLTQGYVEAAAQRLAERRPWTPCSRLHALLAETLARSGRTAEARASAERAVDRAAEAGCAETQLELLQLSARLAQDSGDFADADRDLQEAEEIAAGLGLRYESLGVLVARSRLASLADVDAAPARERLARALRGMPDADLARQPSLARTAAAAASPADPQLLEHTLRLVGLPADEEAVVTELARWIDTTLVDEPGLREPLARILESAAGAEPAAGAGYPSSADTAPPDRERIERQLREARRRGTLDEVARQVLTLRDDSGDLLLGVASAMDSGPEPRGSAPGGRSGRSAGDAGGGLWTRPPPNAAGAALREKPFLRQQELVRVRNAAMAAGLADRSLRPSLLKGVPGYFTATLEPLDDPREQVHADLNAMNQVERLIDGLVPMEIWLHNAIEHTHEPGPRAVLQGALDSVARAITGEAELPADMMPGEMKEEIVLQDDTVPYEFLHGGIRAGASVALLRIPPYESGAPLLPSYPHGGTGWMIAPDLLITNHHVVMARSHESGVRPFVSDEDLRLQAMMSRSRFDFVENALAAPEATAGELAAWDAALDYAIVRLGPDQERRPTLRVATRPLLVRERQRVPVNIIQHPGGLPKRVALRNNLVYRADEHDILYFTDTRGGSSGSPVCLDDWTVVGLHRGTRKVDEVEFQGARTRFVNVGTQMSGILAHLREFRPELYEEIMAAQSGRPAPETRTNGQPR, encoded by the coding sequence ATGCCGCTCACCGAGACCGAGTGGGGACTGGTCGCCAGCTGGGTGCGGGACCACCTCCTCGACACCCCCGAACCACGCGAACGGCTGCTGCGCGCCGGGCTTCCGGCCGACTTCGTCGAGGACCTGCCGCTCACCCCGGACCCCGGCCGCAACGCCCTCCTGCTCGTCGCGGCCGCGCGCCGGGACATCGCCCACCAGCGGCGGCTGCTCGCGGTCCTCGCCGGTCTCGACGCGCTCGCCGCGATCGACGACCCGCACGCGTTCGAGCAGGGCGCGGAGGCGAGGAACCTCCTCACCCGGCTGCGGGAGGACGAGCGTCTGCGGCGCTCGCCCGAGGACCCCTTCGACAGCCTGCTCCTGAAGCACGGGACGGAGGTCTTCCTCGACCGGTCGGAGCTGCGCGAGAAGCTCCGGGCCTTCGTCGCCGACCCGGAGCGTACGGTGCTGCTCGTCGACGGTCCCCCGGACAGCGGCCGGTCCTACACGTACGAGCTGATCCGCCATCTCGGCCAGCACCTCGACTTCCGTCCGGTACGGGTGACGCTGTCCCGCACGTCGACGGCGGCGCGGCTGATGGAACGGCTCTCCGCCTTCGTCGCGGGACCGGAGGCCGACGTATTTCCGTTGAACCCCACACGGTTGAACGATCCACTGCCTTCCCTCGACGACGCCGCGCACCGGATCGTCGCCCGGGCGACCGCCGCCGAGGAACGCTTCTGGCTCGTCCTCGACGACTGCGACCGGCTGGACCCGCAGGCCGACGTGTGGGACGCCATCGGCGTCCTGGCGCGCGCGATCTACGAACACACCCCGGTACGGACCGAGAGCGTGCCCCGCCTCGTGCTGCTCGGCTACGCCACGACGATGCGTCAACTCCCGTACGAGGTGCGGAAGAACGAGTGCCGGGACACCACACGACCGGCGGACGAGGGCGATCTCCGCGCCTTCTTCGGTACGTTCTTCGCGGACACGGACCCGTACCGGCGCGAGGACTCGGTCGAGGCGCTGACGGAGACGGCGGTGGCCGAAGTGCTGCGGGCCGTCGACTCCCCCTCGAACGGCGACAGTTACATGCGCCGCATGTGCACGGCGGTCGAGGACGTCGTACGGCTCCACCGGGCGCTGCCGCCGGTGTCGCCGCCGCCCGGCGAGGCGGGCCACCAGCTGCGCGACGCCCTGCGCGCCTGCCTCACCGCGCCCGCCGCCGCACTGCCCGACACCCGCCGCTCGTACCGTGAAGCGGCCTGTCTGCTCCAAGAGTTCGACCCGGCGCTGCTCCGGCTGCCGGGCGAGGAGCGGACCACCGGCCGGGCCGTCCTTGAGCTCGTCGACGACTGCACCGCGCTGCCCTCGCCCGGGGCCACGGTGTGGGCCCTCAAGCCCGAGGTCCGCGACGCCACGCTCGCGGAGCTCGCGGGGCCCGAGGCGGCGCTGCGGGTACTCCGGGCCAACGCTGACCTGTGGCCCGAGGGGCCGGGGCCGGAGCGCACGGCCCTGTCCCTGCTCACGGGCGCGGAATCGGGAGCGGGCGCGGGGGCCGGCTCCGGATCGGGCGCGGAAGGGGCCGGATCGGGTGCGGAAGCGGGGGCCGGCTCCGGATCGGGCGCGGAAGCGGGGGCCGGCGCGGGCGCGGAAGCGGGGGCGGGATCGGGTGCAGAAGCGGGGGCCGGCGCGGGCGCCGGCATCGGTTTCGGTGCCGCCCCGGAGAGTCCCCGCGTCCGGCCCGGGGACGACGTCGAGGAGCTGTCCGACACCCTGCAGGCCGTGCTCTGGCTCGGCCGGGTGCCAGGCGTGACCGGGCTGCCCGCCGTCGACGAGGTCCAGCACCGGCTCGAAGCGGCCCGGCTGCTCCAGCCGATGCACCGGCTGGTCCGGGGAACCTTCCACGGCCGCACCGCCGAACTCGACGCCCTGCACGCCTACACGGCGCTGCCGGAGGAGCCGGCGGAGCCACCGGTCCTCCTGCACGGCATCGGCGGCATCGGGAAGAGCACCCTGCTCGCCAAGTTCCTCCTCGACGCCCTGGCCGCCTCCCCCACCGGATTCCCCTTCGCCTACATCGACTTCGCGCGCCCCACGCTCTCCGTCCACGAACCCGCCACCGTGATCGCGGAGATGGCCCGGCAGCTCGGCGTCCAGTACCCGGAGGCGCGCGGCTCCTTCGAGGCGCTCGCGGACGAGTGCGAGCGGACGGCGGCGGTCCAGCGCGGGGAACGCAACGAACTGGAGGACCTGCACCAGCTGGCCGGCACCCGGGCCACCCTCGCCCGGGACTACTCGGCCGACTTCCACGCCCGCGCCAGCGCCCGCGAGCAGGAACTCGCCCGGGGGATCGCGTCCCTGGTCGCCGGGGCCGTCCGGCCGCCGTCCGGCGGGCCCGCGCCGCCGTTCGTCGTCGTCCTCGACTCCGCCGAGGAAGCCCAGTACCGGGGCTCCCCCCTCATCTCCCGCATGTGGGCGATCTGGACGGCGCTCCGCGCGGAGTACTCCCGTCTCCGGTTCATCGTCTCGGGGCGGGCGCCGTTCGACCATCCGGCCCGCATCCTCACCCCGCGCACGATGGAGCTCACCGACCTCGACCACCAGGCCTCCGTGGACCTGCTGATGTCCTCCGGCGTCATCGACGAGACGCTCGCCGAGGACCTCGCCGAACGGATCGGCGGCCACCCGCTGAGCCTGAAACTGGCGGCCCGGACGGCGGTCGTCGTGGGCGACGGCTCCGCCGCGCTCGGCGGGCTGCTACGCGGACTGCCCTCCAGGCGCCGGTACTTCGACCGGCAGGTCGACCAGATGCTCATCCAGGGCACGCTGTACGACCGCATCCTCAAGCACATCGCGGAGGACGACCTCAGGGCGCTCGTCCAGGCCGGTCTCGCGCTCCGCTTCATCACCCCCGACCTGATCCTCAAGGTGCTCGCCGGCCCGGCGGGGCTGCGCGTCGACAGCGCCGGGGCGGCCCGCAGGCTGTACGGGCTGCTCACCTCACGGGTCGACCTGATGGAGTCCGCCGGGCCCGAGGCCATCCGCCACCGGGCCGATCTGCGGGCCATCATGCTGCGCCTCTCGGACAGCGCGCGGACCGATCTGATGCGGGCCGTCGACCGGAGCGCGGTCGCGTACTACGCGGCCCGCGAGGGGGCCCGCGACCGCGCCGAGGAGATCTACCACCGGCTCCGGCTCGGCGAGAACCCCCGTACCGTGGAGGAGCGCTGGGAGCCGGACGTCGCCGCCTACCTGGGCGGGACGACGCACCGGGAGATGGCGCCCCGCTCGGCCGCCTTCCTCCTCGGCAGGATCGGCGGCCACGTGCCCGACCAGATCATGACGGCGGCCGCCCAGGAGGACTGGGAGCGGATCGCCGTGCGCGAGGTCGAGGACCTGCTCACCCAGGGGTACGTGGAGGCGGCGGCGCAGCGGCTCGCCGAGCGGCGTCCGTGGACGCCGTGCAGCAGGCTGCACGCGCTGCTCGCGGAGACCCTCGCCCGGTCCGGGCGGACGGCGGAGGCGCGGGCGAGCGCCGAGCGGGCCGTGGACCGCGCGGCGGAGGCGGGCTGCGCCGAGACCCAGCTCGAACTGCTCCAGCTGTCGGCGCGGCTCGCGCAGGACTCCGGTGACTTCGCGGACGCGGACCGCGACCTGCAGGAGGCGGAGGAGATCGCGGCGGGCCTCGGCCTGCGGTACGAGTCCCTGGGCGTGCTGGTGGCCCGGTCGAGGCTCGCCTCGCTGGCCGACGTCGACGCCGCTCCGGCGCGCGAGCGGCTGGCCCGGGCGCTGCGCGGGATGCCCGACGCGGATCTGGCCCGGCAGCCGTCCCTGGCCCGTACGGCGGCGGCCGCCGCCTCTCCGGCCGACCCGCAACTCCTGGAGCACACCTTGCGGTTGGTGGGTCTCCCGGCGGACGAGGAGGCGGTGGTGACCGAGCTCGCCCGCTGGATCGACACCACCCTCGTCGACGAGCCCGGGCTGCGGGAGCCGCTGGCCCGCATCCTGGAGTCGGCGGCGGGCGCGGAGCCGGCGGCCGGCGCAGGGTATCCGTCGTCGGCGGACACAGCGCCGCCGGACCGCGAGCGCATCGAGCGGCAGCTGCGGGAGGCGCGGCGGCGCGGCACGCTGGACGAGGTCGCCCGGCAGGTACTGACGCTCCGGGACGACAGCGGGGACCTGCTGCTCGGGGTCGCGTCGGCGATGGACTCAGGGCCCGAGCCGCGCGGCTCGGCGCCGGGCGGAAGGTCCGGGCGGTCGGCGGGTGACGCCGGGGGCGGGCTGTGGACGCGCCCTCCGCCGAACGCCGCCGGGGCGGCGCTCCGCGAGAAGCCGTTCCTGCGCCAACAGGAGCTCGTCCGGGTGCGCAACGCCGCCATGGCGGCGGGGCTCGCCGACCGGTCCCTGCGCCCTTCCCTGCTCAAGGGCGTCCCCGGCTACTTCACGGCCACGCTGGAGCCCCTGGACGACCCCAGGGAGCAGGTGCACGCCGACCTGAACGCCATGAACCAGGTGGAGCGGCTGATCGACGGTCTGGTGCCGATGGAGATCTGGCTGCACAACGCGATCGAGCACACCCACGAACCGGGCCCCCGGGCCGTCCTGCAGGGGGCCCTGGACTCGGTCGCCCGGGCGATCACCGGGGAGGCGGAGCTGCCGGCGGACATGATGCCCGGGGAGATGAAGGAGGAGATCGTCCTCCAGGACGACACCGTGCCGTACGAGTTCCTGCACGGCGGCATCCGGGCCGGCGCCTCCGTCGCCCTGCTGCGGATCCCGCCGTACGAGTCGGGCGCCCCGCTCCTCCCCTCGTATCCGCACGGCGGCACCGGCTGGATGATCGCCCCGGATCTGCTGATCACCAACCACCATGTGGTGATGGCCCGTTCGCACGAGTCGGGTGTCCGGCCGTTCGTGAGCGACGAGGACCTGCGGCTCCAGGCGATGATGTCCCGCTCCCGCTTCGACTTCGTCGAGAACGCCTTGGCGGCGCCGGAGGCGACGGCCGGTGAACTCGCCGCCTGGGACGCGGCGCTCGACTACGCCATCGTCCGGCTCGGCCCCGACCAGGAGCGGCGCCCCACCCTGCGGGTCGCCACCCGGCCGCTGCTGGTGCGGGAGCGGCAGCGGGTCCCGGTCAACATCATCCAGCACCCGGGCGGGCTGCCGAAGCGGGTCGCGCTGCGCAACAACCTTGTCTACCGGGCGGACGAGCACGACATCCTGTACTTCACCGACACCCGGGGCGGTTCGTCCGGCTCGCCGGTCTGCCTCGACGACTGGACGGTGGTGGGGCTGCACCGGGGGACGCGGAAGGTCGACGAGGTCGAGTTCCAGGGCGCCCGGACGCGGTTCGTGAACGTCGGAACCCAGATGAGCGGCATTCTGGCCCATCTCAGGGAGTTCCGGCCGGAGTTGTACGAGGAGATCATGGCGGCCCAGTCGGGTCGGCCGGCACCGGAAACGAGGACGAACGGGCAGCCGAGGTGA
- a CDS encoding caspase family protein has product MATGLALHVGLNRVDPARYGGWVGTLAACENDARGMAGIARTAGFESTVLLTEDGTVARVTAALDEAAARLRPGDIMLFSYAGHGGQLPDDAGSGDEPDALDETLVLYDRQFLDDEVQQAFRAFADGVRIVSFFDCCHSGSSIELPGGPEAAGTPRYMPEPEQRQLYDRDRAFYATVRRGLAESAAADGAPPDALLVSACQDDQVASDGDANGAFTGALLRVWDDGAFQGGYRDFHRAIQSLLPPTQVPNLHVTGAPDQSFLDQRPFTV; this is encoded by the coding sequence ATGGCCACCGGACTCGCCCTCCACGTCGGACTCAACCGGGTCGACCCCGCCCGCTACGGGGGCTGGGTCGGCACCCTCGCCGCCTGCGAGAACGACGCCCGCGGCATGGCGGGGATCGCCCGCACCGCCGGATTCGAGAGCACCGTCCTGCTCACCGAGGACGGCACCGTCGCCCGGGTCACCGCCGCACTCGACGAGGCCGCCGCCCGGCTCCGGCCCGGCGACATCATGCTCTTCAGCTACGCGGGCCACGGCGGCCAGCTGCCCGACGACGCCGGTTCCGGCGACGAGCCGGACGCGCTCGACGAGACCCTCGTCCTCTACGACCGCCAGTTCCTCGACGACGAGGTCCAGCAGGCCTTCCGCGCCTTCGCCGACGGCGTACGGATCGTCTCCTTCTTCGACTGCTGCCACAGCGGCAGCAGCATCGAACTCCCCGGCGGCCCGGAGGCCGCCGGCACGCCCCGCTACATGCCCGAACCCGAGCAGCGCCAGCTCTACGACCGCGACCGCGCGTTCTACGCCACGGTCCGCCGCGGGCTCGCCGAGTCCGCCGCCGCAGACGGGGCCCCGCCGGACGCGCTCCTCGTCTCCGCCTGCCAGGACGACCAGGTCGCCTCCGACGGCGACGCCAACGGGGCGTTCACCGGGGCACTGCTGCGGGTGTGGGACGACGGCGCCTTCCAGGGCGGCTACCGCGACTTCCACCGGGCGATCCAGAGCCTGCTGCCCCCGACGCAGGTCCCCAACCTCCACGTCACCGGCGCCCCGGATCAGAGCTTCCTGGACCAGCGGCCGTTCACGGTCTGA
- a CDS encoding helix-turn-helix transcriptional regulator: protein MTTAPYLALRPAGAGGPATSAPVGREELLARLERALHTRGRALLTGPAGVGKTELALAEASRAEARGETVLWLATLPSDREIPGASAAALVASVAATVAWPALGTGRPETAGVFDELPGPQRTAVAMLCREAPIDAGGWDPIALRLGIAQILRTLACRGPVLLVVDGVQHIDADSADLLRFALHLAPPALRVVAVETPEPYGEAKEPSRDLHRPEDPHATHLWVPSEADVLLVPPLHADEIAELLIHHRLPSRMAGRIHRASGGNPRLALAVGRSLADARTPVHHAEALTLSGRARDLARQLLGAAPLAVRETLLLAALALRPSSTLVRRAGRPNAEADLAAAERAGLVSLSEDGSVTFTAGLLPSTLVHDACWAERSAGHAALAEVVDDPVEAVRHRALATDSPDEDLAAEVADAADLARRRGNSALAAELALLAAESTPGRHGTQRIARLVDAAEEAARAARADLAMRAATDLLARDAVPSDRVRARLAVLDTAGQGLTGLDEMYVHAMEDSEGDTALRAAVQLRLAVKYVLADGDPERSRTAAVESAALAASMGDPRLAAQALTVQARMERALGAPDAEAVLAQARALELAERPLGIRNAAQILTIRHALFDDRLTDARDELNALLPLVQRRGSVEDTIELFSTLAAIESRMGVCAAALAHAGQSLALTLEAGLSPGPAWYTLALAETAGGSFARAASYARRSVQASEEEGDRVFLSRSRYALGRVQLINGDVAAALETLRRVQADERAQSTVDPSMLRWHEELAEALLAHDAGDEALALLDEVRPVAARLGRSTVLLGCDRAYALWLAAEGRTDESVQLLTRTAEAFARAGLPLEQGRALIALARVERRRRRRSAAQSALHTAASVFERAGAAPWLALASEPPAGTPAETGGGGPAGEEALPALSTLTEAELRLARLVGQGASNQEAAAKLYLSVKTVEARLTRIYQKLDVRSRAQLATALRP, encoded by the coding sequence GTGACGACAGCTCCGTATCTCGCCCTGCGCCCCGCGGGCGCCGGGGGTCCCGCGACCTCCGCGCCGGTGGGCCGCGAGGAGCTCCTCGCCCGGCTCGAACGCGCCCTGCACACCCGGGGCCGCGCCCTGCTCACCGGACCCGCCGGAGTCGGCAAGACCGAGCTCGCCCTCGCCGAGGCCTCCCGTGCCGAGGCACGCGGCGAGACCGTGCTGTGGCTGGCGACCCTGCCCTCCGACCGCGAGATACCCGGCGCCTCGGCCGCCGCGCTGGTGGCCTCGGTGGCGGCGACCGTGGCGTGGCCCGCCCTCGGCACGGGCCGCCCCGAGACCGCCGGAGTGTTCGACGAGCTCCCCGGCCCGCAGCGGACCGCCGTCGCCATGCTCTGCCGTGAGGCCCCGATCGACGCCGGCGGCTGGGACCCGATCGCGCTGCGCCTCGGCATCGCACAGATCCTGCGCACCCTGGCCTGCCGGGGCCCGGTCCTCCTCGTCGTCGACGGCGTCCAGCACATCGACGCGGACAGCGCGGACCTGCTGCGTTTCGCCCTGCACCTGGCGCCGCCCGCGCTGCGGGTGGTGGCCGTCGAGACCCCGGAGCCGTACGGCGAGGCCAAGGAGCCCTCCCGGGACCTCCACCGCCCTGAGGACCCGCACGCCACCCACCTCTGGGTGCCGTCCGAGGCGGACGTCCTGCTCGTCCCGCCGCTGCACGCCGACGAGATCGCCGAACTCCTCATCCATCACCGTCTCCCCTCCCGGATGGCCGGCCGCATCCACCGCGCCAGCGGCGGCAACCCCCGGCTCGCGCTCGCCGTGGGCCGCTCGCTGGCCGACGCGCGGACCCCGGTGCACCACGCGGAGGCGCTGACCCTGTCCGGGCGGGCCCGCGACCTCGCCCGCCAGCTGCTCGGGGCCGCGCCCCTCGCCGTACGCGAGACGCTGCTGCTCGCGGCCCTCGCGCTGCGGCCCTCGTCGACGCTGGTACGGCGGGCGGGGCGGCCCAACGCGGAGGCGGACCTGGCGGCGGCCGAGCGGGCCGGTCTGGTGTCGCTCTCGGAGGACGGCTCGGTGACCTTCACCGCCGGGCTGCTTCCCTCCACCCTGGTGCACGACGCGTGTTGGGCCGAGCGGAGCGCCGGGCACGCGGCGCTCGCCGAGGTCGTGGACGACCCCGTGGAGGCGGTACGGCACCGGGCGCTGGCCACCGACAGCCCGGACGAGGACCTCGCGGCCGAGGTCGCGGACGCGGCCGATCTGGCCCGGCGGCGCGGGAACAGCGCGCTCGCCGCCGAACTGGCCCTGCTCGCCGCCGAGTCGACGCCCGGACGGCACGGGACGCAGCGGATCGCCCGGCTCGTCGACGCCGCCGAGGAGGCCGCCCGCGCGGCCCGCGCCGACCTCGCGATGCGGGCCGCCACCGATCTGCTGGCCCGTGACGCGGTGCCCTCCGATCGGGTCAGGGCGCGGCTCGCCGTGCTCGACACGGCGGGCCAGGGCCTCACCGGGCTCGACGAGATGTACGTCCACGCCATGGAGGACTCGGAGGGGGACACCGCGCTGCGGGCCGCCGTACAGCTGCGTTTGGCCGTCAAGTACGTCCTCGCGGACGGTGATCCGGAGCGCTCGCGGACGGCGGCGGTCGAATCGGCCGCGCTGGCGGCCTCGATGGGCGATCCCCGGCTCGCGGCGCAGGCCCTGACCGTGCAGGCGCGCATGGAGCGGGCCCTCGGCGCGCCGGACGCCGAGGCGGTGCTCGCGCAGGCGCGGGCCCTCGAACTGGCCGAGCGGCCGCTCGGCATCCGCAACGCCGCCCAGATCCTGACGATCCGTCATGCTCTCTTCGACGACCGGCTCACGGACGCGCGTGACGAGCTGAACGCGCTCCTTCCCCTGGTGCAGCGCCGCGGTTCGGTGGAGGACACGATCGAGCTGTTCTCCACGCTCGCCGCGATCGAGTCCCGCATGGGCGTCTGCGCGGCCGCCCTCGCGCACGCCGGGCAGTCCCTCGCGCTCACCCTGGAGGCGGGCCTCTCCCCCGGCCCCGCCTGGTACACGCTGGCGCTCGCGGAGACCGCGGGCGGCAGCTTCGCCCGGGCGGCGAGCTACGCCCGGCGCAGCGTGCAGGCCTCGGAGGAGGAGGGCGACCGGGTCTTCCTCTCCCGCAGCCGGTACGCGCTCGGCCGGGTCCAGCTCATCAACGGGGACGTCGCCGCCGCCCTGGAGACGCTGCGGCGCGTCCAGGCCGACGAGCGCGCCCAGTCCACCGTCGACCCCTCCATGCTGCGCTGGCACGAGGAGCTGGCCGAGGCGCTGCTGGCCCACGACGCGGGTGACGAGGCGCTGGCTCTCCTCGACGAGGTGCGTCCGGTGGCGGCCCGGCTCGGACGGTCCACGGTCCTGCTGGGCTGCGACCGGGCGTACGCGCTGTGGCTCGCGGCGGAGGGACGGACGGACGAGTCGGTGCAGTTGCTGACCCGCACGGCCGAGGCGTTCGCGCGCGCCGGGCTGCCGCTCGAACAGGGACGGGCGCTGATCGCGCTCGCGCGGGTGGAGCGCCGTCGGCGGCGGCGGTCGGCGGCGCAGAGCGCGCTGCACACGGCGGCCTCGGTGTTCGAGCGGGCCGGTGCCGCGCCCTGGCTGGCCCTGGCGAGCGAGCCGCCGGCGGGCACGCCCGCCGAGACCGGCGGGGGCGGGCCGGCCGGTGAGGAGGCGCTTCCCGCGCTCTCCACCCTGACGGAGGCGGAGCTGCGGCTGGCCCGTCTGGTGGGCCAGGGCGCCAGCAACCAGGAGGCGGCGGCGAAGCTGTACCTGAGCGTGAAGACGGTGGAGGCGCGGCTGACGCGGATCTACCAGAAGCTCGACGTCCGCTCGCGCGCCCAGCTGGCGACGGCCCTCAGACCGTGA
- a CDS encoding S8 family serine peptidase, whose product MRALPSAPVEKVIVTYKSQATEAGSNTAAKNDTAEKAAKTGEKLSFERRLAGGGALVDLGDSATKQDVAEVMDAFRADPSVASVEPDIRAYAMAVTPNDTDYAKQWDLFEPTGGMNVPSAWDKTTGSGVTVAVIDTGYAAHTDVAANVVNGYDFISTSADARDGNGRDADAKDEGDWNATAGECGVGSTASNSSWHGTHVAGTIGAVTNNAKGIAGIAYNAKIQPVRVLGKCGGSSSDIADAITWASGGTVPGVPANPTPAKVINMSLGGASATCPSVYQNAINGAVSRGTTVVVAAGNSNANASGFTPANCANVINVASTSREGNRSYYSNFGSIVDVSAPGGETRRATDTPGTVTTPENGIYSTLNSGTTVQSAENYKPYQGTSMAAPHIAGLAALLKSAKSTLTPAEIESAIKANARPLPGTCTGGCGTGIADSAKTVDAVTGTTTPPTGTVFTNATDVTIADNATVSSSIAVTGRTGNAPAALKVGVDIKHTWRGDLVIDLVAPDGTVRNLKASSSSDSADDVVTTYTVDASSEVANGTWKLQVRDVASGDTGYINSWSLTF is encoded by the coding sequence ATGCGGGCGCTCCCCAGCGCCCCGGTCGAGAAGGTCATCGTCACCTACAAGAGCCAGGCCACCGAGGCCGGCTCGAACACCGCCGCGAAGAACGACACGGCCGAGAAGGCCGCGAAGACGGGCGAGAAGCTCTCCTTCGAGCGTCGCCTCGCCGGCGGTGGCGCCCTGGTCGACCTGGGCGACAGCGCCACGAAGCAGGACGTCGCGGAGGTCATGGACGCGTTCCGCGCCGACCCCTCCGTCGCCTCCGTCGAGCCGGACATCCGCGCCTACGCGATGGCCGTCACGCCGAACGACACCGATTACGCGAAGCAGTGGGACCTGTTCGAGCCCACCGGCGGCATGAACGTTCCCTCGGCCTGGGACAAGACGACCGGTTCCGGCGTCACCGTCGCCGTCATCGACACCGGCTACGCCGCCCACACGGACGTCGCGGCCAACGTCGTCAACGGCTACGACTTCATCTCCACGTCCGCCGACGCCCGCGACGGCAACGGCCGCGACGCGGACGCGAAGGACGAGGGCGACTGGAACGCCACGGCCGGCGAGTGCGGCGTGGGCTCCACCGCCTCCAACTCCTCCTGGCACGGCACCCACGTGGCCGGCACCATCGGCGCCGTCACGAACAACGCCAAGGGCATCGCGGGCATCGCGTACAACGCGAAGATCCAGCCCGTGCGGGTGCTCGGCAAGTGCGGCGGCTCGTCCTCCGACATCGCCGACGCCATCACGTGGGCCTCCGGCGGCACCGTGCCGGGCGTCCCGGCCAACCCGACCCCGGCCAAGGTCATCAACATGAGCCTGGGCGGCGCCAGCGCGACCTGCCCGAGCGTCTACCAGAACGCGATCAACGGCGCCGTCTCGCGCGGCACCACCGTCGTCGTCGCCGCGGGCAACAGCAACGCCAACGCCTCCGGCTTCACCCCCGCGAACTGCGCGAACGTCATCAACGTGGCGTCCACCAGCCGTGAGGGCAACCGGTCGTACTACTCCAACTTCGGCTCCATCGTGGACGTGTCCGCGCCCGGCGGCGAGACCCGTCGCGCCACCGACACGCCCGGCACCGTCACCACCCCCGAGAACGGCATCTACTCCACGCTGAACTCGGGTACGACGGTCCAGTCGGCCGAGAACTACAAGCCCTACCAGGGCACCTCCATGGCCGCCCCGCACATCGCGGGCCTCGCCGCCCTGCTCAAGTCGGCCAAGAGCACCCTCACCCCGGCCGAGATCGAGTCGGCGATCAAGGCCAACGCCCGCCCGCTGCCCGGCACCTGCACCGGCGGCTGCGGCACCGGCATCGCCGACAGCGCGAAGACGGTCGACGCCGTCACCGGCACCACCACCCCGCCGACCGGCACCGTCTTCACCAACGCGACCGACGTCACCATCGCGGACAACGCCACCGTGTCGTCCTCGATCGCCGTCACCGGCCGCACCGGCAACGCCCCCGCCGCCCTCAAGGTCGGCGTGGACATCAAGCACACCTGGCGCGGGGACCTGGTCATCGACCTGGTCGCCCCCGACGGCACGGTGCGCAACCTCAAGGCGTCCTCCTCCTCGGACAGCGCCGACGACGTCGTCACCACGTACACGGTCGACGCGTCGAGCGAGGTCGCCAACGGAACCTGGAAGCTGCAGGTCCGCGACGTGGCCTCGGGTGACACCGGCTACATCAACTCGTGGAGCCTCACCTTCTAA